The following proteins come from a genomic window of Thermodesulfovibrionales bacterium:
- a CDS encoding TusE/DsrC/DsvC family sulfur relay protein, whose amino-acid sequence MGRLRMEPSSTRYIEFQGKTIEVDEEGFLKSDKDWSEELANCLSKEDGIELSKNHWEIINFVRWYYRTYQNSPHPRFIIKKLNKRYETAKYTVKYLFQLFRQYPVKRACKYGGIPFTEGT is encoded by the coding sequence GTGGGAAGATTAAGGATGGAGCCATCGTCTACGCGGTATATCGAATTTCAAGGCAAAACAATCGAGGTCGATGAAGAAGGATTTCTGAAGTCTGACAAAGATTGGTCCGAGGAATTAGCGAATTGCTTGAGCAAAGAAGATGGGATTGAACTTTCAAAGAACCACTGGGAGATTATCAATTTCGTACGGTGGTATTACAGGACCTACCAGAACAGCCCTCATCCGAGATTTATTATCAAGAAACTCAACAAGCGGTATGAGACCGCGAAATACACCGTCAAATACCTATTTCAATTGTTCCGGCAGTATCCCGTAAAGAGAGCATGTAAATATGGCGGCATTCCTTTCACCGAAGGCACCTGA